Sequence from the Ostrea edulis chromosome 8, xbOstEdul1.1, whole genome shotgun sequence genome:
TATAACCATTACAGAGGCTCCACTGTACTCAGGTAATACTGATAACCATTACAGAGGCTCCACTGTACTCAGGTAATACAGATAATCATTACAGAGGCTCCACTGTACTCAGGTAATACTCATTACCATTACAGAGGCTCCACTGTACTCAGGTAATACAGATAACCATTACAGAGGCTCCACTGTACTCAGGTAATACTCATTACCATTACAGAAGCTCCACTGTACTCAGGTAATACAGATAATCATTACAGAGACTCCACTGTACTCAGGTAATACTCATTACCATTACAGAGGCTCCACTGTACTCAGGTAATCATTACAGAGGCTCCACTGCACTCAGGTAATACTCATAACCATTACAGAGGCTCCACTGTACTCAGGTAATACAGATAATCAATACAGAGGCTCCACTGTACGCAGGTAATACTCATAACCATTACAGAGGCTCCACTGTACTCAGGTAATACAGATAATCATTACAGAGGCTCCACTGTACTCAGGTAATGCTGATAACCATTACAGAGGCTCCACTGTACTCAGGTAATACTCATAACCATTACAGAGGCTCCACTGTACTCAGATAATACAGATAACCATTACAGAGGCTCCGATGTAATCAGGTAATACTGATAACCATTACAGAGGTTCCAATGTACTCAGGTAAAACAGATAACCATTACAGAGGCTCCACTGTACTAAGGTAATACAGATAACCATTACAGAGGCTCCACTATACTCAGATAATACTCATAACCATTACAGAGGTTCCACTGTACTCAGGTAGTACAGATAACCATTACAGAGGCTCCACTATACTCAGATAATACTCATAACCATTACAGAGGTTCCACTGTACTCAGATAATACAGATAATCATTACAGAGGCTCCACTGTACTCAGGTAATACTCATAACCATTACAGAGGCTCCACTGTACTCAGGTAATACTCATAACCATTTCGGATCTACTTCTAGACCGGCATAAACTCGGGGAACCTGTCACTACTTAAGGGACGGAATAAATAGTTCTTTACGCCTAAACACGTACATAACAATCATCTCCATAACCGATATCTCCACAACAGCGTAACACACAAACTCTGGTCCACGTGAAAACGCAACTTACAAAGCATCACCTCAATAACAGGAAGCAGTCAAATGCCAGTAAACACGACACACCAATAACTACTTCAACCACAACAAAACGCGATACTTAATGTAAGACACAGAAATCACTACTTCAACCAAAAGAAAACGCGATACTTAATGTAAGTACGACATTATAAAGGTACCAGTCAAATACCAGTAAACACGACACACACATCACTACTTCAACCAGAAGAAAACGCGATACTTAACGTAAGACACACACATCACTACTTCAACCAGAACAAAACGCGATACTTAATGTAAGACACTACTTCAACCACAACAAAACGTGATACTTAATGTAAGACACTGCTTCAACCACAACAAAATGCGATACTTAATGTAAGACACTACTTCAACCACAACAAAACGCGATACTTAATGTAAGACACTACTTCAACCACAACAAAACGCGATACTTAATGTAAGACACTACTTCAACCACAACAAAACGCGATACTTAATGTAAGACACTACTTCAACCACAACAAAACGCGATACTTAATGTAAGACACTACTTCAACCACAACAAAACGCGATACTTAATGTAAGACACTGCTTTCACGACAGTTAACTACCCAAGCTATAACTTTGACTAAAGTTAATTTACAGAATTAATAGCAGTTTTCTTGATGTTATATTACCTTTTTATCACtgttatattcatttttttcagGAAATGATTGACTTTGCAGATAAAGACGGGGATGGATTGGTCAATGAAAAAGAATTCTTGAAATTCCTTAAGAAAACATCATTTGAATAAAATGCCCTGACCCATAAATATATGTGtatcttatatttcaataaacaaaacatttaaattcgATATTATAGCAATCCGGATTAAAACAATAGAGTGCATAAGATTTTCTATTAGTCATAATCATTAATATGGATAGgagttacagtaaaacacagttatagtgaatttacatttacagtgaaacatggttatagtgaacacgcttataatgaattcacacttacagtaaaacatggctATAGTGAagacacttataatgaattcacacttacagtaaaacatggttacagcagatacacttataacgaattcacacttacagtagaacacagttacagtgagcacacttataatgaattctcactaacagtaaaacatggttacagcaaacacacttatgATAAATTCACTTTCGCAGTAAAACATGGCTatagtgaacatgcttataatgaattcacgcttatagtcaaacacggttatagtgaacactcttataatgaatgcacgcttacagtaaaacactatTATAATGACCAGGctgataatgaattcatgcttacaatAAAACAAGGTTATAATGATCACACTTATAAtaaattcacgcttacagtaaaacacggttatagtgaacactcttataatgaattcacgcttacagtaaaacatagttatagcgaacacacttataatgaatccaCGCTTACAACGATTTTCATCCTCTTTAGTTCTCATTATATCAtccctaaactacataaaaccctgacaaacatagatacattgctggatccagtaagtgctctaccaagcccctatctttgatcctcacgaaaatattaacagctgtgaaggagaaactgcaaacttactgtgcaactacatatgccagaagtggtgttaatcaaatgtggattctaaaatattctaaagaacttttagtaaacttgaaatcgcaaagcttcccagatcaataacatcaaaacctatgacttttcaacactatacacaacCATtgctcatgataaattaaagactatactttttgacatcacagacagttgcttcttcaacaaaaatggaaaaaggaaatattcatatctagtgatcagtcatccaaaagcattctttgttaaacaccactctgattccacgcacaagtactctgaagttgaaataaaaaatatgctagagttcctcattgacaatatcttcgtggtctttggtgattaggtcttccaagagtctgttggaattttaatgggcacgaattgtgccccttcgttagctgacctgtttctatattcatatgaagcagaatttaacAGTCAATTCAACAGTcgcgattgaagtcagcatttcgcaaattctatggtcgttttaacgatctagttcgtcaatacaacctcgcattgggtcaaatactgtctgacgtgtttcataccgattgttaagccgttcttggcacactgattttgactgcggataactccgtttacctgatcaggatatggggctcacggcgggtgtgaccggtcaacagggaatgcttactcctcctaggcacctgatcccacctctggtgtgtccaggggtacgtgtttgcccaactatctattttgtattgcttgtaggatttatgagattgatcactgttcgttatcttcaccttgcattcaaaaacttatacgcgagaagaaatctcttgctgtgaccttcaattcgacatttagatatatcgacgacgttttgtctattaacaatgataactttcattcatatgtcgattcgatatatctctgtgagctcgaaataaaagacaccacagagtcgtctacttctgtttcatacttagatattttattgaaagtagacattgacgGCAAACTGACAGCTCAACGTTACTGTATGACAAAcatgatgatttcagcttctccatcgtcaacttcccatatttatgtagcaatattccattatcacctgcatatggtgtttatatatctcaactgatttgatacacaagagcttgttctgcgtatagtcagtttttaaatcgaggcaagctactgacaaagaagttgatggtacaggggtttcaacagtttcgattgaagtcagcatttcgcaaattctatggtcgttataacgatctagttcgttaatacaacctatcattgggtcaaattctgtctgacatgtttcataccgattgttaggccgttcttggcacactgattttgactgcggataactccgtttacctaatcaggatatagggctcacggcgggtgtgatcggtcaacaggggatgcttactcctcctaggcacctgatcccacctctggtgtatccaggggttcgagtttgcccaactatctactttgtattgcttataggagttatgggattgatcacggttcgttatcttcacctttcatcatgaTTGGACATAACGAATTATGgttatattgaatgaaaatttcgtCCCCAGCAGTTTGCTGTAAGAATGGTTTCTGTACTTCAGATAACAATGAGCCCCTTCACAAACTATTCACAATGAAATCATCATTGAGAGGATACAAAAAATGAACGCTACGGTGCTCAGATTGCTACATTTGAGGAATAAGATTAAGTGTGAAAATGAAAGTTGTTTATGGTCTTGACATTATTGTGAATGTGAAAGTAGCTACACCGTGAGAGATAAAGCTCTCAACATCAAAGTGGGTAAAGAGGCCTCTGGATCGTAATGCTAATGCTAACACTGATTTTACAGAAATGAGATAGATCTTGCgttgggtgtgaccggtcgacagggaatgcttactcctcctaggcacttaatctcacctctagtatgtccaggagtccgtgtttgccacaCCTTTTTCGTCTtcttctttataggagttatgagattgaccactcttcgttatctttacctttcaaaTGCTTCTATGTTCAGAAATCAGTAAAGTTAGCATCTCAGTGataaaaaaggtgaagataacttaATAAACACTAAAAAGATTTACCAACAACTGGTTTGGTACTGGTTAATTACCACAGGCAATGTTTCAATATCACGTTATTGGTTTGTTACTCGGAcgcaatatttcaatattaccTTAGTGGTTGTTTTTACCTGGAggcaatatttcaatattacattattgACTAGTTTCAATTATTACTTGTTAGGTTGGTTATTGACTGTTTACAAAACATTGTCGGGTTGTTAGAGTACATAGAAGGCTagactttaaaaaaatcaaacaaatttctgaagacagtcagtaacaaactcaataagtgttttattttgtcgAGGATCAATATGTTTAAGATTTGAATATGTACAACAGAGATAGATAATTAGAACGACGATCCAGGCGCCATGTTGCCGTCTAAAGATTGCTACTCACCGTCAAAAGACATTTAGACGTCAATCACGTGACGTCATTTTAGTCGAACGCAAAACAGATTAgcaatttttttaatgtcaCAATGTAATCGTGTGATCACTTTTCTGTTTTATCAACTTCTGGAATCTTAGCGAATATAAAGCAAAGACATATCAGATAAATCACACAAGATAAATGAATGCTATTTTAACACAAAgaacaacaaacaaaccagttTCAAGATGAAAAATTATGTGATATGAAAAACATCAATGTGCAAATAAAATTCTATCCACAGATGTCGAATTGCTAGGGAGGAGGGGTTAGGCGAGGTCGTCATACGTtcgtaatttaaaaataaaaggaaGATTTCAGGATTCCTCGCCCCCACTCCTCGGACGCTCGAATGGAATTCCTCAATTCCAGTTCCGGAATCAGCATATCTGGCAGAATTTTCTACAGTGACGATAGACAAAACTGGAGAAGGTGTGATCTGTACAGAGCGCCTGTTCGTATTCATCACAGTTGGTGATCGTATCAACACAAGgatctacaaaataaaacacatacTGTTAATTATATTTAGTGATCGTATCAACACAAGGATTTACAAAATAGAACACTGTTAATTATATTTAGTGATTGTATCAACACAAGAATCTACAAAATAGAACACACACTgttaattataattaatgatcGTATCGACACAAggatttacaaaataaaacactgttaattataattaatgattgtATCAACACAAGgatctacaaaataaaacactgttAATTATAATTAGTGATTGTATCAACACAAGgatctacaaaataaaacactgttAATTATAATTAGTGATTGTATAGACACAAGGATCTACAAAATATAACACACACTGTTAATTATAATTAGTGATTGTATAGACACAAATATCTACAAAATATAACACACACTGTTAATTATAATTAGTGATTGTAGAGACACAAGGATCTACAAAATATAACACACACTGTTAATTATAATTAGAGATTGTAGAGACACAAGGATCTACAAAATATAACACACACTGTTAATTATAATTAGAGATTGTAGAGACACAAGgatctacaaaataaaacactgttAATTATAATTAGTGATTGTATAGACACAAGgatctacaaaataaaacacacactGTTAATTATAATTAGTGATCGTATCGACACAagaatctacaaaataaaacacacactGTTAATTATAATTAGTGATCATATCAACACAAGgatctacaaaataaaacactgttTATTATAATTAGTGATCATATCAACACAAGAATCTACAAAATAGAAAACACACTGTTAATTTTAATTAGTGATCGTATCAACACAAGGATCTACAAAATAGAAAACACACTGTTAATTATAATTAGTGATCGTATTGACACAAGgatgtacaaaataaaacacacactGTTAATTATAATTAGTGATCGTATTGACACAAGgatctacaaaataaaacacacactGTTAATTATAATTAGTGATCGTATTGACACAAGGATCtgcaaaataaaacacacactGTTAATTATAATTAGTGATTGTATTGACACAAGGATCTACAAAATATAACACACACTGTTAATTATAATTAGTGATTGTATCGACACAAGGATCTACAAAATAGAACACACACTGTTAATTATAATTAGTGATTGTATCGACACAAGGATCTACAAAATAGAACACACACTGTTAATTATGATAAAAGATATAATAATGTTAATATGgagttaatgccaagttcgtttaaaatgcaGTTATAATTTTGAGCTTTATAAACAAAGACTATGTTGGTAGAAGTTtcgtcagctggaaccaaaacatattcctcatgcaAAACTtttatggtaccaattttgatgcaccagatgcgcatttcgacaaataatgtgtcttcagtgatgctcaatcgaaatgttttaaatccgaaataacaatgaagtttcaGAGCTtctataggggaaaacagtgtgccaaaaaagtggagtcaaattcgtccaaggataagaggtATGCGTGGGGGAGATAATCTTCATGTAACTTCTgtaattctttgatcacttctggtttactgaacacagaaggataaatggacattaacggcaaactgacaactcaactgtatgacaaacgggatgatttcagcttctccatcgtcaacttcccacatttatgtagcaatattccattatcacctgcatatggtgtttatatatctcaactgattcgatatgcaagagcatgttctgggtatagtcagtttttaaatcgaggtacgctactgacaaacaagttgatggtacagggatttcaacagtctcgattgaagtcagcatttcgcaaattctatggtcgttataacgatctagttcgtcaatacaacctcgcattgggtcaaatgttgtctgacgtgtttcataccgattgttaagccgttcttggcacactaattttgactgcggataactccgtttacctgatcaggatatggggctcacggcgggtgtgaccggtcaacaggggatgcttactcctcccaggcacctgatcccacctctggtgtgtccaggggtccgtgtttgcccaactatcaattttgtactccttgtaggatttatgagattgatcactgttcgttatcttcaccttgcatggaacgcacatttgttttgatgtgtatAACACGTGATTTTAATTTTCCTCGTATACTtctccattctgacaaggtataTCTTCCTCTTTTTCATGTTTAACCTATCGTTtagcataatcttcgacagagaTGAATCTTCTGTGCAAATTGAGACTAGGGTCCTCTGAATTTAAGAGTTTTTAAAACTAAGCTAtttaaggtccacattttcaactatatctaCAGCGACGGTAGTGGCAGGTCCAGCTGGACAATAGTTGaaagacgaagaacaagaagaataacacgtcaaacagcattcgaTCTAACGACAGGTTGAATTCAGTTGAACTATAAGTTTACCCCCTCGACAGGTTGAATTCAGTTGAACTATAAGTTTACCCCCCTCTGTTGCGGCACGGTATGCAGAGAACCCAGGTTTGATACCATTATTCAGGGTCCGTGGATGAAGAAATCAAAACAGATCAGTATAACAGCCACAGAATTgggaaaatactgactttgtcaCATGATCTTATATGTTAGCGTCCTGCGGGATTTAAAaatgatcatacacagaacatgctctcgcgaatcgaattagttgagaggcAAAGACACTTTTTGCAAGTGATGCTAGgatattggtacataaatatggaaagtcgATGATGGAGAAACTGTTTGTCAAAAATTCAAGGCTCCAGTTTGCGATTAACGactattttctataaaatattcaaacattAAACAGATCCCATTGTGTCCTTtgtttcaagttcactgggatattgctacatgggaagttgacgacttGCGATACTTGTTCTCATGGAGACTGATAGactgtatatttgtttttattctgtAAACCAATcctcaaatttcattttaattaaagAAGACATCTTAGTTTACTTTTACACCCATAGAGAGTCTTCACCCGTTTTAGACCTCAGAACCGTTGTAGCAAAGTTTTTTGTTATCGTGTGAACACCTACTGTGATAACAGACGTCCATTTTTAAGGTTATGTTCGAaaaacccgtgattctcacttctaaataccaaGTGACTTTTACTTTTAATGccggaagaaaaaaaatttattacGTCTTAGATTTGTAGCGGTGCCGAGATGGGAAATCGAACATGAGTACTCTAAACACTCTAACCACGAACGACGATTTTCCAGTTAATATTGTATACTACGATTTATgttatttattgtttgtttaaTATTGTATACTACGATTTAAGTTATCTATTGTTTGTTTAATATTGTATACTACGATTTAagttatttattgtttatttaatattgTATACTACGATTTAagttatttattgtttatttaatattgTATACTACGATTTAagttatttataaaattattcatcgtttgttttatattgtacaCTACGATTTGAATTATTCATCGTTTGTTTAATATTGTATACTACGATTTAAgttatttattgtttgtttgatattgtaTACTATGATTTAAgttatttattatttgtttaataTTGTATACTACGATTTaaattattcactgtttgtatTTATATGTTAATGCACACTGGATTAGCTCTTAAAGAAGTTGGTACTAATAAGAACCAGGGCATTCATCTTTGACAAAATTAGACATTCATTTGTGTAGGTACGATCTCTGTTGGACACCGGACTTTAGTGGTGAATTCAGGCTCGCAAGGAATATAATTCATGTTTGCATCAATTGATTAAAGTGATGTAGATGTTTGGGATATAAGATTGATTTTACTGTTGGTAACAAACACACGAAGAATAAGAAAAGAAGGATAACTCCGGTTAATGTGATTAAATTAGAAGGCATCAACAGATGTCTTGTTTTGGAATGAGCTTTCCGTCACTTAGTTTTGGGGTTTGCATAATTCAGTATGGGTTTTACGTCATTTACTATGGTTGTACGTCATTCAGTATGGGTTTTACGTCACTTACTATGGTTTTACGTCATTCAGTATGTGTTTTACGTCACTTACTATGGGTTTTACGTCACTTACTATGGGTTTTATGTCGCTTACTATGGGTTTTACGTCACTTACTATGGGTTTTATGTTTACTTACAAGCATGACACAATCCACAGGTATAACGACAACGTGTGCTTCCCCAGGAATAGTAAATGCTAGTCCTATTACAGATGTCAAACAAATTGTATTTCATGCAATTGATATTTACTGCGTCAGCACATCCATTTACTACAAAGAAATACAATTTGGAATTATATTTCGTGTTCTTAATAAACAGCTGTGGAGTTATTTCCACTGCGAAATTGTTATTGATGCTTTAAAAAATATGACAGTCTGACTGTTTTTTTAAGCAAAtagatatatagagaaaatgGTTACAATGTTACGATGAAGGAACAAGTCACGCCTTTTATTGCATCGCATATACCTCCTACAAAATGCACAAGGTGAATGCCTGTGTCTTATCTCTGACAGTTATAAAGTTTTAAGGTGTGACAAAAGATGGACAGAGAGATAGACGTGCAGACACGATGAGAAAATCAACCATGGTATGTGTTAAATTTCCTTTTGGAGTTTTGAGCACATTGTATTTCACttatgtgcctaggaggagtaagcatctccacGGATAAAAATCTCTGAGCATATTAATCACCAGACGAGTACAGTGTATTTGACTTACCCCACATATAGGGATATCTGAGCAATTTACTCACCGGACGGATCCGGAGTTTTCAGTagcggtcaacaggggatgcttactccttctaggcacatgatcccacctctggtgtgtccaagggtccgtgtttgcccaactatctattttgtattgcttataggagttatgaggttgatcacagttcgttatcttcacctcgcATTTGACTTACCCCACGGATAAGGatctttgagtattttactcaCCGGACGGATCCGGAGTTGTACTGTTGCTGTTTTGTCCATTGGTTGGTTGGTAAACACTGGAAATCCCCTGAGTACTGCCATTAAGTAGATTGTCTGTGCTCTGTGAATGCGTAATGGACAATAACGTTGATAATTCAGTcatgtgcattgaaggattCCCTCCAGCTGTCGTCGACGAACGTGTTCGATTTATACTTTCAGTGGTATGCTGGGACGTATTTCTTGTAAGAGTCATAGAAGAGTGTGTTCGATTTATACTTTCAGTGGTATGCTGGGGCGGATTTCTTGTAAGAGTCGTAGAAGAGTGTGTTGGATTTATACTTTCAGTGGTATGCTGGGACGTATTTCTTGTAAGAGTCGTAGAAGACTGTGTTGGATTTATACTTTCAGTGGTATGCTGGGACGTATTTCTTGTAAGAGTCGTAGAAGAGTGTGTTGGATTGGGCGTTTTAGTTGTATACTTTGTAGGTGTGTATTGTGAGTAgatattggttataggagtagCGGTTGTGATGGTAACTGCAAAACAAAAATAggtaaaaaagaaagaaaaaagtcaGATTACCCCCACTTCTGATCGGTAATATTGATGAGTATCACATGCCTTTACTTATATACTAGTAAACTATAAAGGAACCAGGAAAAAGTGAACATTGAAGAAGGGAACCCTGAACAATTAAACTTTGAATAAGTTAACACTGAACAAGTTAACCCTGAAGGAGTTAACaataaacaagttaacaatAAACAAGTGAACCTTTAACAAGTTAACAATGAACGAGTGAACCATTAACAAGTGAACCATTAACAAGTTAACAATGAACAAGTGAATCATTAACAAGTGAACCATTAACAAGTGAACCATTAACAAGTGAACCATTCACAAGTGAACCATTAACAAGTGAATCATTAACAAGTGAACCATTAACAAGAGAACCATTAACAAGTGAACCATTAACAAGAGAACCATTAACAAGTGAACCATTAACAAATGAACCATTAACAAGTGAACCATTAACAGGTGAACCATTAACAAGTGAACCATTAACAAGTGAACCATTAACAAGTGAACCATTAACAAGTGAACCATTAATAAGTTACCAATTAACAAATGAACCATTAACAAGTTAACAATGAACGAGTGAACCATTAACAAGTTAACCATGAACAAGTGAACCACTAACAAGTTAACCATTAACAAGTGAAATATGAACAAGTGAACATTAACAAGTGAACCATTAACAAGTCAACAATGAACGAGTGAACCATTAACAAGTGAACCATGAACAAGTGAACCATGAACAAGTGAACCATTAACAAGTTAACAATGAACAAGTGAACCATTAACAAGTTAACCACTAACAAGTTAACaataaacaagttaacaatAAACAAGTGAACCACTAACAagttaacaataaacatgttaACAATAAACAAGTGAACCATTAACAAGTGAACCATTAACAAGTTCACAATGAACAAGTGAACCATTAACAAATGAACCATTAACAAGTTAACAATGAACAAGTGAACCATTAACAAATGAACCATTAACAAGTGAACCATTAACAAGTGAACCACTAACAAGTTAACaataaacaagttaacaatAAACAAGTGAACCATTAACAAGTGAACCATTAACAAGTGAACCATTAACAAGTTCACAATGAACAAGTGAACCATTAACAAATGAACCATTAACAAGTGAACCATTAACAAGTGAACCATTAACAGGTGAACCATTAACAAGTGAACCATTAACAGGTGAACCATTAACAAGTAAACCATTAACAAGTGAACCATTAACAAGTTAACAATGAACAAGTGAACCATTAACAAATGAACCATTAACAAGTGAACCATTAACAAGTGAACCATTAACAAATGAACCATTAACAAGTGAACCATTAACAAGTGAACCATTAACAAGTGAACCATTAACAAGTTAACAATGAACAAGTGAACCATTAACAAATGAACCATTAACAAGTGAACCATTAACAAGTGAACCACTAACAAGTTAACAATAAACAAGTGAACAATAAACAAGTGAACCATTAACAAGTGAACCATTAACAAGTTCACAATGAACAAGTGAACCATTAACAAATGAACCATTAACAAGTGAACCATTAACAAGTGAACCATTAACAAGTGAACCATTAACAGGTGAACCATTAACAAATGAACCATTAACAAGTGAACCATTAACAAGTGAACCATTAACAAGTGAACCATTAACAAGTTAACCACTAACAAGTTAACaataaacaagttaacaatAAACAAGTGAACCACTAACAagttaacaataaacatgttaACAATAAACAAGTGAACCATTAACAAGTGAACCATTAACAAGTTAACAATGAACAAGTGAACCATTAACAAATGAACCATTAACAAGTGAACCATTAACAAGTGAACCACTAACAAGTTAACaataaacaagttaacaatAAACAAGTGAACCATTAACAAGTGAACCATTAACAAGTTCACAATGAACAAGTGAACCATTAACAAATGAACCATTAACAAGTGAACCATTAACAAGTGAACCATTAACAGGTGAACCATTAACAAGTGAACCATTAACAAGTTAACAATGAACAAGTGAACCATTAACAAATGAACCATTAACAAGTGAACCATTAACAAGTCAACCATTAACAAGTCAACCATTAACAAGTCAACCATTAACAAGTGAACCACTAACAAGTTAACaataaacaagttaacaatAAACAAGTGAACCACTAACAagttaacaataaacatgttaACAATAAACAAGTGAACCATTAACAAGTGAACCATTAACAAG
This genomic interval carries:
- the LOC125662145 gene encoding uncharacterized protein LOC125662145, with amino-acid sequence MRSTLYRLCVQLSLLMVTWLSKVDSGQTCLSCKAIPQPTECSIVTRCGEHEQCFVQKYVNNDGHVRYDLGCASNLTCHVIPTKRKLSRVSGPDTAIVCEACCNDTKVCNIQDLCGSRVLPENAGNICFSCKYQLDADGCDHIELCSRDRACYIGLAHDETSPLYHWVTGCAPRDTKCKSLLHYSDNPFCSICCDETLCNNRCQRNNTTQLVKHLFCFSTETCTDYDRFCPLLRDKCDSVPDVRAACPRTCSSCQLTITTATPITNIYSQYTPTKYTTKTPNPTHSSTTLTRNTSQHTTESINPTQSSTTLTRNTSQHTTESINPTHSSTTLTRNPPQHTTESINRTHSSMTLTRNTSQHTTESINRTRSSTTAGGNPSMHMTELSTLLSITHSQSTDNLLNGSTQGISSVYQPTNGQNSNSTTPDPSVNGCADAVNINCMKYNLFDICNRTSIYYSWGSTRCRYTCGLCHAYPCVDNPCVDTITNCDEYEQALCTDHTFSSFVYRHCRKFCQIC